In a single window of the Methanoregula sp. genome:
- a CDS encoding TIGR02594 family protein, producing MKYCVPPWMRLIEAEFNRDTQEVSGSENNPRIVTYHQATTLKASDDETPWCSSFANWVMQNCGVGFEGTKSAQAISWLNWGKEIMGRYGAIAVKNNGNGTGHVTFFLYADEDGYGYFIGGNQSNQVCIARYPLDDYEFRWPNSFSYG from the coding sequence ATGAAATACTGTGTACCACCTTGGATGAGGCTAATCGAAGCTGAGTTTAACCGGGATACTCAAGAGGTTAGCGGTTCCGAGAATAACCCCAGAATTGTTACTTACCATCAGGCCACTACGCTTAAGGCAAGTGATGATGAAACTCCCTGGTGTTCCAGCTTCGCAAATTGGGTTATGCAGAATTGCGGGGTTGGATTCGAGGGAACCAAATCGGCGCAGGCAATCTCCTGGCTAAACTGGGGTAAGGAGATCATGGGTAGGTATGGCGCCATTGCTGTGAAGAATAATGGCAACGGCACCGGCCATGTAACCTTCTTTCTTTATGCAGACGAAGACGGCTATGGTTATTTCATTGGCGGGAACCAGTCAAATCAGGTGTGCATCGCCCGCTACCCTCTGGATGATTACGAGTTCCGGTGGCCTAATAGTTTTTCTTACGGATAA
- a CDS encoding class I SAM-dependent methyltransferase, translated as MSLPELLWLYRQAKQFKTIVEIGCWKGKSTHALLTGALKNGGQVTVVDHFQGAKGQEWFFKEVAYRDMYHVFMSNLGHLPNLEVLKMSSVEGAQHIDSAEMVFIDAGHDYEDIKADLDAWEGKATRMLCGHDYQFPGVKKAVMERFGVPMVIDTIWYVEV; from the coding sequence ATGAGCCTCCCGGAACTGTTGTGGCTATACCGGCAGGCCAAGCAATTCAAGACCATTGTGGAAATTGGTTGTTGGAAAGGGAAAAGCACTCATGCCTTATTGACCGGGGCATTAAAGAACGGCGGGCAAGTGACCGTAGTTGATCACTTTCAGGGAGCTAAAGGTCAGGAATGGTTTTTTAAAGAAGTGGCCTATAGGGATATGTACCACGTCTTTATGTCCAACTTGGGACACTTACCTAACCTGGAAGTTTTAAAAATGTCCAGCGTAGAAGGGGCACAGCATATTGACTCGGCAGAGATGGTGTTTATTGATGCCGGGCATGATTACGAAGACATTAAGGCGGATTTGGATGCCTGGGAGGGTAAGGCCACTAGAATGCTTTGCGGTCATGATTATCAATTCCCAGGAGTAAAGAAGGCAGTCATGGAGCGGTTTGGAGTCCCGATGGTAATCGATACTATTTGGTATGTGGAGGTGTAA
- a CDS encoding glycosyltransferase family A protein: MLITIGTPHSGFLVPEYVMSLCQTLMDTGGIGFEVLHYEGCYVHSLRNLLMQNAKGDYLLFIDSDMKWSSSNIASLVKAEKPIIGGLYYKRRFPYGPVVYKYDAVKGTFDSVKAVPERLFQCDGIGTGFLLIHRGVIDKFKEPELCADWGMPFDPIKVEAPGTAGSYFMGEDLSFCAKAKTLGIEIWCDPETVVKHVGRGEVGGPLYAV, encoded by the coding sequence ATGTTAATCACCATCGGCACCCCGCATAGCGGCTTTCTTGTTCCTGAATATGTCATGAGCCTCTGCCAAACCCTGATGGATACAGGTGGTATAGGGTTTGAGGTTCTGCATTATGAAGGCTGTTATGTGCATAGCCTCCGCAATCTTTTGATGCAAAATGCCAAAGGCGACTACCTTTTATTTATCGACTCAGACATGAAATGGTCTTCATCCAATATTGCTTCTTTAGTGAAGGCCGAAAAGCCTATTATCGGCGGGCTCTATTATAAGCGGCGTTTCCCGTATGGCCCGGTCGTTTACAAGTATGACGCAGTTAAGGGTACTTTCGATTCAGTTAAGGCTGTGCCTGAACGCCTATTCCAATGTGACGGCATCGGTACGGGCTTTCTGCTTATCCATAGAGGGGTAATAGACAAGTTTAAAGAACCAGAACTGTGCGCCGACTGGGGTATGCCGTTTGACCCCATCAAGGTAGAGGCTCCCGGCACGGCCGGCAGCTACTTTATGGGGGAAGACCTGAGCTTCTGCGCTAAGGCAAAAACATTGGGCATTGAAATCTGGTGCGACCCTGAAACCGTCGTGAAACATGTTGGCCGGGGTGAGGTCGGGGGGCCGCTTTATGCTGTATAG
- a CDS encoding HNH endonuclease codes for MSEASKEKMRLAQQNHPQGTGEKAINWKGGKVIDKRGYILIYCPTHPNAVGNYVPEHRLVMEKKIGRFLLRKEHVHHINHNNQDNRPENLMILSRGEHSRIHRNHETANGIPGANSQQRKEWIKNHRS; via the coding sequence ATGAGCGAGGCATCTAAAGAAAAAATGCGTCTTGCCCAACAAAATCACCCCCAAGGTACGGGTGAAAAAGCGATTAATTGGAAAGGTGGTAAGGTTATTGATAAAAGAGGGTACATTCTGATTTATTGCCCAACGCACCCGAACGCTGTTGGGAACTATGTCCCGGAACACCGTCTTGTTATGGAGAAAAAGATTGGCAGATTCCTTTTGAGAAAAGAACATGTGCATCATATAAACCATAACAATCAGGATAATCGCCCCGAAAATCTCATGATACTGAGTAGAGGCGAACATAGCCGTATCCATCGTAATCATGAGACTGCCAACGGGATACCCGGTGCTAATTCCCAACAGCGTAAGGAGTGGATTAAAAATCATAGATCATAA
- a CDS encoding P22 phage major capsid protein family protein → MSNTWVNPTVVAKETLRQLKNNCVMANLVHRGYEGEWQKQHDGWKPGSSIRIKAPIYARVKDGATLDVHDINERYLTLTLSYRKHVAVEVTSDEMTYNSEKGIPRVAEAAAQALGEYIDQTLLGLYKTVPNQVGTPGITPKDFLSLALCNARMSDYSVPVDNRRLVVNPTAQAYIANELKNLYNPAMVGPAVEKMKFATLAGMDCFVSQNVNMHTCGTAAGVAALAIDATAPVEGATSLTIDNGSGDWTTTLKQGDIFTSAASYGVNPVTGANTGHLRQFCIDADVTDAGTEATVTCTPGTDPHKIYSASATEKFLPYQTVTVLPAENDVVSVAGTASLVHPVNLGFHRDAFALCMVPLAVPDSVSWKGTASYEGFSIRVIKDYDVTNDKEVIRFDVLFAADAINRMLACRLAG, encoded by the coding sequence ATGAGTAACACTTGGGTAAATCCTACCGTTGTCGCTAAGGAAACCCTGCGGCAACTGAAAAACAACTGTGTCATGGCCAATCTGGTCCACCGCGGCTATGAGGGCGAATGGCAGAAACAGCATGATGGGTGGAAGCCTGGATCTTCTATCCGCATCAAGGCTCCCATCTATGCCAGGGTAAAGGACGGAGCAACCCTGGATGTCCACGACATCAATGAGCGTTACCTGACCCTCACCCTCTCTTACCGGAAGCATGTCGCGGTTGAAGTTACTTCCGATGAAATGACCTACAACTCTGAAAAAGGTATCCCTCGTGTAGCTGAGGCGGCGGCCCAGGCTTTGGGTGAATATATCGACCAGACCCTTTTGGGCCTTTACAAGACGGTTCCTAACCAGGTCGGCACCCCTGGCATCACCCCCAAGGACTTTCTGTCTCTGGCTCTCTGTAATGCCCGGATGTCTGACTATTCCGTGCCTGTCGATAACCGTCGCCTCGTGGTCAATCCGACCGCTCAGGCTTACATCGCCAATGAGTTGAAGAATCTCTACAACCCGGCCATGGTTGGCCCCGCGGTCGAGAAAATGAAGTTCGCTACCCTGGCTGGCATGGACTGTTTCGTGTCCCAGAACGTCAACATGCACACCTGCGGGACTGCGGCAGGGGTCGCGGCCCTGGCCATTGATGCAACTGCTCCGGTTGAGGGTGCCACCAGCCTGACCATCGATAATGGGTCTGGCGACTGGACCACCACCCTCAAACAAGGCGACATCTTTACCTCAGCCGCTTCGTATGGCGTAAACCCGGTAACGGGGGCTAACACCGGCCACCTGCGTCAGTTCTGTATAGATGCGGATGTAACCGATGCCGGCACTGAAGCTACAGTGACCTGTACCCCTGGCACTGACCCGCACAAGATTTACTCTGCGTCAGCGACGGAAAAGTTCCTTCCCTATCAGACCGTGACTGTGCTCCCGGCTGAAAACGACGTTGTGTCTGTGGCCGGCACCGCTTCCCTGGTGCATCCGGTCAATCTGGGGTTCCACCGGGACGCCTTTGCCCTGTGCATGGTCCCCCTGGCGGTGCCTGATTCGGTCAGTTGGAAGGGGACCGCTTCTTATGAGGGCTTCTCCATCCGGGTCATTAAGGACTACGATGTAACCAACGATAAGGAAGTGATTCGTTTCGACGTGCTATTTGCCGCTGATGCGATCAACAGAATGCTGGCCTGTCGGCTCGCGGGTTAA
- a CDS encoding portal protein, with amino-acid sequence MAKPTKKDQEATKKALEAKESLVAEMRAHYDQYTTYENHNTTAALEDLKLLVGEGHWDQKVLDERKEDGRPSLVVNQLPVFTRQVIGDQRQSRPNTKVIPSDQAATPANAEKIESKLREIKYISKADAAHDNAFGQAVRSGFGYWRIKTDYESDETTDQCVRITSIPNQFGVKFDPLSTQWDKLDANWLIVETMISKDAFKAKYPDHTPTTDTLWGDGLLEWYNEDGVRIVEYFKKEHKPPKTLWLMSMATDDGMEEVNSTDDPDEKARLEEQGFTVKKQRKVNAYEIVRYLMCGFDILEDKEVWPSKYWPVIEVLGETVNVNGKVYKRSLIRDAHDSQRGFNYAISSEVETFSLAPKTPYVGTVKQFQGFENKWRQAHKRTFAYLPFNADPTFPSPPQRVDPPQLSSAMVSFRTEQKQNLRDVVGIFDAGLGNQSNEVSGVAIEGRKRESDTGTYIYMDNLQYALELEDRTIIDLIPKIYDTNRSVMTRSADNESIPIEINKPVVVDGQQIIENDFTSGKYDVVVTLGPSASTQRQESRNNMLELIRVAPELAPFVADKLVRSMDFHDAQDIAQRILKGIVPRQVLSEEELKDLPQAEQPQGPDPLVLAQMQLAETQSKLNLARAEKALADVMKVKEEIQVQQSEMTFKVMKEIDAKLMGMGGPGQGGPQGPQMPQGGSLGGEQFGQGG; translated from the coding sequence TTGGCTAAACCCACCAAAAAAGACCAGGAAGCAACCAAGAAGGCCCTTGAAGCCAAAGAATCGCTCGTGGCTGAGATGAGGGCGCACTACGACCAGTATACGACCTATGAGAATCACAACACGACTGCTGCCCTGGAAGACCTTAAGTTGCTGGTAGGAGAAGGCCACTGGGATCAGAAAGTTTTAGATGAACGGAAAGAGGACGGTCGCCCCTCCCTGGTGGTCAACCAACTGCCGGTATTTACCCGCCAGGTGATCGGGGACCAACGGCAGTCACGGCCTAACACTAAAGTCATTCCGAGCGACCAGGCCGCAACTCCAGCGAATGCCGAGAAGATAGAAAGCAAACTAAGGGAAATCAAATATATTAGCAAGGCCGACGCCGCCCACGACAATGCTTTTGGGCAGGCTGTAAGGTCAGGTTTTGGGTATTGGAGAATTAAAACCGACTATGAATCGGACGAAACCACAGATCAATGTGTGCGGATAACGTCCATCCCGAACCAGTTCGGCGTTAAGTTCGACCCCCTCTCGACCCAGTGGGATAAGCTCGATGCCAATTGGCTCATCGTTGAAACCATGATCAGCAAAGATGCGTTCAAGGCCAAATACCCGGACCATACGCCAACTACGGATACGTTGTGGGGAGACGGCCTGCTTGAATGGTACAACGAAGATGGGGTGCGCATAGTAGAGTATTTCAAAAAAGAGCACAAGCCTCCAAAGACTTTATGGCTGATGTCGATGGCAACGGATGATGGAATGGAGGAAGTTAATAGCACCGACGATCCCGACGAGAAGGCCAGATTAGAAGAGCAGGGCTTTACCGTCAAAAAACAGAGGAAAGTCAACGCCTATGAGATCGTTCGTTACCTCATGTGCGGGTTCGATATTCTGGAAGATAAAGAAGTCTGGCCGTCAAAATACTGGCCGGTGATCGAAGTTTTGGGCGAGACAGTCAACGTCAACGGGAAGGTTTATAAGCGCAGCTTGATTCGGGATGCCCACGACAGTCAACGCGGATTCAACTACGCAATTTCCAGTGAAGTTGAGACTTTTTCGCTGGCTCCCAAGACTCCGTATGTTGGGACCGTTAAACAGTTCCAGGGGTTTGAAAATAAGTGGCGGCAGGCCCATAAACGCACCTTCGCTTATTTGCCGTTCAATGCCGACCCAACTTTCCCTTCGCCCCCTCAGCGGGTGGACCCGCCCCAACTGTCCTCTGCTATGGTTTCATTCAGAACAGAGCAGAAGCAAAACCTACGGGATGTCGTTGGTATCTTCGATGCCGGCCTTGGCAACCAGAGCAATGAGGTTTCAGGGGTAGCCATAGAAGGGCGCAAGCGTGAAAGCGACACCGGCACCTACATCTACATGGACAACCTGCAATATGCGCTGGAACTTGAGGATCGCACCATTATAGACCTGATTCCCAAGATTTACGACACCAACCGCTCTGTTATGACCCGGAGTGCTGATAATGAGAGTATTCCTATAGAGATTAATAAGCCGGTCGTGGTAGATGGCCAACAAATTATTGAGAATGACTTTACTTCAGGGAAGTATGATGTGGTGGTCACTCTGGGTCCAAGTGCCTCCACGCAGCGTCAGGAGTCCAGGAACAATATGTTGGAATTGATTCGTGTCGCTCCTGAGTTGGCCCCGTTCGTTGCAGATAAACTTGTCCGCTCCATGGACTTCCACGATGCTCAAGATATCGCCCAACGCATTCTCAAGGGTATTGTGCCCCGACAGGTACTTAGTGAAGAGGAGTTAAAAGACCTTCCCCAAGCGGAGCAGCCGCAAGGCCCTGACCCGTTGGTCCTGGCACAGATGCAGTTGGCCGAGACACAGAGTAAGCTCAACCTAGCCCGTGCGGAGAAGGCCCTGGCTGATGTGATGAAAGTCAAGGAAGAAATCCAAGTCCAGCAATCCGAGATGACGTTCAAGGTTATGAAAGAGATTGATGCGAAGCTGATGGGGATGGGTGGACCAGGACAGGGCGGCCCTCAAGGTCCTCAGATGCCTCAAGGCGGGAGTCTTGGGGGTGAGCAGTTCGGGCAGGGTGGTTAA
- a CDS encoding PBSX family phage terminase large subunit, translating into MTYDLESDILTPRKFQFLYRPSRYKVAFGGRGGGRSWQFARGLLICATNGRERVLCTREYQNSIKESVHYILKNQIERMGLSSLFTIKEQSITGPHDSEFVFAGLKSDPHKIKSTEGITKCWVEEAEKVSKASWEMLIPTIREPDSEIWVGFNPDLESDPTYQMFIIDQNPDAVVQKINWRDNPWFPEVLQKERDYMRGIDLDAYMHIWEGECRKRTDAQILKEKYVVQDFEPELDWDGPYQGADWGFAVDPATLVRCWVYRNKLYIEHEFWGLGVEIDALASKFEIIPDSANYVTRADSARPETISYLKRKGYPKIIGVKKWKGSIEDGIAYLRAFEKIIIHPRCTHTIEEARLWSYKVDRLTGDILPEVVDTHNHCWDGIRYALEPIIRAGQNIGFYDGCDFN; encoded by the coding sequence ATGACGTATGACCTGGAATCAGATATACTTACACCCCGTAAGTTCCAGTTCCTCTACAGGCCCAGCCGATATAAGGTTGCTTTTGGTGGGCGGGGTGGTGGCCGGTCATGGCAATTTGCCCGTGGGTTACTCATCTGTGCAACAAATGGCAGAGAGCGTGTCCTTTGTACCCGTGAATACCAAAACTCCATCAAAGAATCAGTGCATTACATCCTCAAGAACCAGATTGAACGCATGGGCCTCTCGTCTTTGTTTACTATCAAGGAACAGAGCATCACAGGCCCCCACGATTCAGAGTTTGTCTTTGCTGGCCTCAAGTCAGATCCCCACAAAATCAAATCGACTGAGGGCATTACAAAGTGTTGGGTCGAAGAAGCCGAAAAGGTTAGTAAGGCATCTTGGGAAATGCTTATTCCTACCATTCGCGAACCTGACTCAGAAATATGGGTGGGGTTTAACCCCGATCTTGAGTCTGACCCTACATACCAAATGTTCATTATCGATCAAAACCCCGATGCCGTTGTCCAAAAGATCAACTGGCGGGATAACCCCTGGTTCCCAGAAGTCCTCCAAAAAGAACGAGACTACATGCGGGGCATTGACCTGGATGCGTATATGCACATCTGGGAGGGGGAATGTCGCAAACGCACTGATGCCCAAATTCTCAAAGAGAAATACGTTGTCCAGGATTTTGAGCCAGAACTTGACTGGGATGGACCATACCAGGGAGCTGACTGGGGATTTGCGGTTGACCCGGCAACCCTGGTGCGGTGTTGGGTCTATCGAAATAAGCTCTATATCGAACACGAGTTCTGGGGTTTAGGAGTGGAGATCGACGCTTTGGCAAGTAAGTTTGAGATTATCCCTGATTCAGCGAATTACGTAACTCGGGCCGACAGTGCCAGGCCGGAGACTATCAGTTATCTCAAGCGCAAAGGGTATCCGAAGATCATCGGGGTGAAGAAGTGGAAAGGATCTATTGAAGACGGCATTGCATACCTTCGGGCCTTTGAGAAAATCATTATCCACCCCAGATGCACCCACACCATTGAGGAAGCGAGGCTGTGGAGTTACAAGGTGGATAGGCTAACCGGCGATATCCTGCCCGAAGTGGTGGACACCCACAACCATTGTTGGGATGGAATCAGGTACGCCTTAGAGCCTATCATCAGAGCAGGACAGAATATCGGCTTCTATGACGGCTGCGATTTTAACTAA
- a CDS encoding IS1595 family transposase — MDKITISTFQLFEMFPNQESARKYLESKLWPHGVKCPVCGNGERVTARKQGFYRCNPCKEDFTVRTGTIFERSHIPLHKWLYAMYLLVTARKGISSLQLSKEIGITQKSAWFMLHRLREACGDDLAELKGIIEVDETYIGGKETNKHECKKLKEGRGSVGKVGVVGLRERGGNTIAKPFKSPDKATLHGAIFDHVALGSMIHTDDAPVYSGLGGLFYQHRSVNHSAGDYVKDGVTTNSIDSVWATLKRGIYGVYHHASPKHLGRYVNEFTFRLNDGSCKRHSLKRLESFVVATAHKRLTYAGLINPQGS, encoded by the coding sequence ATGGATAAGATAACGATCAGCACCTTTCAGCTTTTCGAGATGTTTCCTAACCAGGAATCGGCCCGGAAATATCTCGAATCTAAGCTGTGGCCCCACGGCGTAAAATGCCCGGTATGTGGAAATGGTGAGCGAGTCACCGCCAGAAAGCAGGGCTTTTACCGCTGTAATCCCTGCAAAGAAGATTTCACCGTGAGAACCGGAACGATTTTTGAGCGGAGTCACATTCCCCTGCATAAGTGGCTCTATGCCATGTACCTGCTTGTGACGGCCAGGAAGGGCATATCCTCCCTGCAACTCTCTAAGGAGATAGGCATTACCCAAAAGTCGGCCTGGTTCATGCTGCACCGGCTCCGGGAAGCCTGCGGCGATGACCTTGCGGAACTCAAGGGTATCATCGAAGTGGATGAAACCTATATCGGCGGGAAAGAAACCAACAAGCACGAGTGCAAGAAGCTCAAAGAGGGCCGTGGTTCTGTTGGCAAGGTGGGCGTTGTAGGGCTTCGGGAGAGGGGCGGCAACACGATTGCCAAGCCGTTCAAAAGCCCGGATAAGGCGACTTTGCATGGTGCAATCTTTGACCATGTGGCCCTGGGCTCCATGATTCATACCGATGATGCCCCGGTTTATTCCGGCTTGGGCGGCCTGTTTTACCAACACAGATCGGTTAATCACAGCGCCGGAGATTATGTTAAGGACGGCGTGACCACGAACAGCATCGACAGCGTTTGGGCCACCTTGAAGCGTGGAATCTACGGCGTTTATCACCATGCCAGCCCTAAGCACCTGGGGCGATATGTTAATGAGTTCACCTTTCGGCTCAATGATGGAAGCTGTAAACGCCATAGTCTTAAACGCCTTGAAAGTTTTGTTGTTGCAACCGCTCACAAACGCCTTACTTATGCGGGTTTAATCAATCCTCAAGGGAGTTAA
- a CDS encoding RusA family crossover junction endodeoxyribonuclease: MNTYRITIPILPKAQKRDRIGSRGGHGFSYKDKSQKLEENKLLLCLMESKPPEPLSGAISLEVRVYLPIPKSKPRIWREKAERGEIMPTVKPDIDNYAKNLLDVMNGVYFQDDKQITDLTVSKRYTSITVPSPCWVVVMRGDY, from the coding sequence ATGAACACTTACCGCATCACCATCCCGATTTTACCTAAAGCACAGAAGCGGGACCGTATCGGGAGCCGGGGCGGGCATGGTTTTAGCTACAAAGACAAAAGCCAGAAGTTAGAGGAAAACAAACTACTGCTTTGTCTGATGGAGTCGAAACCCCCTGAGCCTCTTTCTGGGGCGATATCTTTAGAAGTGCGGGTGTATCTGCCAATTCCTAAAAGCAAGCCCCGTATCTGGCGGGAGAAGGCCGAGAGGGGGGAGATTATGCCGACAGTAAAGCCAGATATCGACAATTACGCCAAAAACCTCTTGGATGTGATGAACGGGGTGTACTTCCAAGATGATAAGCAAATCACCGATTTAACCGTTTCTAAACGCTACACTTCAATAACTGTTCCATCGCCTTGTTGGGTAGTGGTGATGAGAGGGGATTATTAA
- a CDS encoding phage protease, whose product MKKFEITEESLAKAKLVYRDIREKYSNYPWATDAAFNTGLDALCVPVEECVTIAEPEWVKILPLGKVELADHREPFMVDEASLESMVAAFRDRGFDLVIDYNYATLNGGAPLAAGWIKDLEARSDGLWVLVEWTDIVKKYMNVSEYRYVSPVLRLDQETRRPTALIHVALTKAPAINNLPPFTGKLKQPKPFGPGTRLRAANGDEMMVVLSFGCFRVVNLTQNILDSRQFVSAQAVKQALLASGAVVED is encoded by the coding sequence ATGAAGAAATTTGAGATTACAGAAGAGAGCTTGGCAAAGGCGAAGCTAGTTTACCGTGATATCCGAGAGAAATATTCTAACTACCCGTGGGCCACAGATGCAGCCTTTAATACCGGCCTTGATGCCCTCTGTGTGCCCGTGGAGGAATGCGTGACCATAGCAGAACCGGAATGGGTCAAAATACTCCCCCTTGGTAAGGTGGAATTGGCGGACCACCGGGAGCCCTTTATGGTGGACGAAGCGTCCCTGGAATCCATGGTGGCGGCATTCCGGGATCGGGGGTTTGATCTGGTGATCGACTATAATTACGCCACTTTGAATGGTGGCGCGCCCCTGGCGGCTGGCTGGATCAAGGACCTGGAGGCCAGGAGCGACGGGCTTTGGGTACTGGTAGAATGGACAGACATAGTCAAGAAATATATGAATGTTAGTGAATATCGTTACGTTTCGCCCGTGCTGCGGCTGGACCAGGAAACCCGTAGGCCCACGGCCTTGATACATGTGGCCTTGACTAAGGCACCGGCTATTAATAATTTACCGCCTTTCACTGGGAAACTAAAACAACCCAAACCTTTCGGCCCCGGAACTCGCCTTCGGGCGGCAAATGGGGATGAGATGATGGTGGTATTAAGTTTCGGGTGTTTTAGGGTTGTAAATCTAACCCAAAATATTCTTGATTCAAGGCAATTCGTTTCAGCTCAAGCAGTTAAACAAGCCCTTCTCGCCTCTGGCGCTGTCGTGGAGGACTAA